Proteins encoded by one window of Rhodamnia argentea isolate NSW1041297 chromosome 6, ASM2092103v1, whole genome shotgun sequence:
- the LOC115745936 gene encoding uncharacterized protein LOC115745936 translates to MLELLSVLPVDWNRISGRGISMEDSRHNSTLNKNPETTSFVPGKKVSQTSLVASRPKTFSKNKFNYRHIASLGHGRIRSSVFGDLAFFLLKVAALESVRRFSRAKCPIAWRGLQALQLLCYPPLKWLQRWAPFRGLVKGMQTLSRPLLVLSVATAFSDQEEPTSESLDAVSDCQEYSNVRSDPATLQHSSDAKCMICNEAPQILASENWLVSLHKELEDQGITLPDRMDEDELRRFHVAANGDFSSLVSSIKRTILWRETYRLLTEEELEVWSNLLFWHGVDLRHRPCLIVRLGLAFISLPPHERPRFSQAVISQVECGVLRLVNSDSTRITVVVDCQGLSPYRIPMQIIRSCLFLLQDHYPGRLGCVFVIRLRPVLRVICQTLVQVLRPSTREKLRIHGENYQKVLAESLQTLPLYLGGNCNCTSCRIMSNCDVQQRSETESPNSGADFSDVEDREEQPHVHNYERHRDGNANWDLAVKTAMLVILMLLALVTLLSDPEHRPL, encoded by the exons ATGTTGGAGTTACTCTCGGTCTTACCCGTTGACTGGAACCGGATATCTGGTCGAGGCATCTCGATGGAAGACTCACGGCATAATTCCACCCTGAACAAAAACCCTGAAACCACTAGTTTTGTTCCTGGGAAAAAGGTTTCTCAGACGTCTCTGGTTGCATCAAGGCCAAAaacattctcaaaaaataaattcaattacAGGCACATAGCTTCCCTGGGACATGGCCGAATTAGAAGCAGTGTATTTGGTGATTTAGCATTCTTTTTGCTCAAAGTTGCAGCACTAGAATCTGTGAGGAGGTTTTCCAGGGCCAAGTGTCCAATTGCTTGGCGCGGTCTTCAGGCTTTACAACTTCTCTGTTACCCACCATTAAAGTGGCTACAGAGATGGGCTCCCTTCAGGGGTTTGGTAAAAGGCATGCAG ACATTGTCCAGGCCTCTATTAGTTCTATCAGTAGCTACAGCATTCTCTGATCAAGAAGAGCCTACCTCTGAAAGTTTGGATGCTGTGAGCGATTGCCAAGAATATTCTAATGTACGTTCAGATCCGGCTACTTTGCAGCATTCTTCAGATGCCAAGTGCAT GATCTGCAATGAAGCTCCTCAGATTCTAGCATCAGAAAATTGGTTAGTCAGTTTGCATAAAGAACTGGAAGATCAAGGGATTACCTTGCCAGACAG AATGGATGAGGATGAGCTCCGTAGATTTCATGTTGCCGCAAATGGTGATTTCTCATCCTTGGTGTCCTCAATTAAGAGGACAATTCTTTGGAGGGAAACTTACAGACTCCTCACCGAGGAAGAACTTGAGGTTTGGTCGAATTTGCTCTTCTGGCATGGAGTTGATTTGAGACATAGGCCATGTCTCATAGTGCGGCTTGGCTTGGCTTTCATCAGCTTGCCACCACACGAGAGACCTCGCTTCTCTCAAGCTGTCA TATCTCAGGTGGAATGCGGAGTGCTTCGCTTGGTTAATTCTGACAGTACCCGAATTACCGTTGTCGTTGACTGTCAGGGTTTATCTCCATATAGAATCCCCATGCAAATAATAAGATCTTGTTTATTCCTTCTGCAAGATCATTACCCAGGCCGGCTTGGTTGTGTGTTTGTTATACGACTTCGCCCTGTTTTGCGAGTTATTTGCCAGACTCTAGTACAG GTTCTGAGACCTTCCACCCGAGAGAAGCTGAGGAttcatggagaaaattatcagaAGGTTCTTGCCGAGAGTCTTCAGACACTCCCATTGTATCTTGGTGGCAATTGCAATTGCACGAGCTGTAGAATCATGAGCAATTGTGATGTGCAGCAGCGTTCTGAGACTGAGAGCCCAAATTCTGGGGCTGATTTCTCTGATGTTGAGGACAGAGAGGAGCAACCTCATGTCCATAATTATGAGAGGCATAGGGATGGCAATGCTAACTGGGACTTGGCGGTGAAAACAGCTATGCTTGTCATCCTTATGTTGCTTGCCTTGGTTACTCTGCTATCTGATCCAGAGCACCGTCCCTTATAG
- the LOC115745948 gene encoding uncharacterized protein Mb0911c — translation MNPAFAYTVVYVKDVAKSVGFYAKAFGYAVRRLDESHRWGELETGQTTIAFTPLHQRETDDLTGVVHTPESRRDRPPIEICFAYRDIDAAYKRAVESGAVPVSEPEEKEWGQKVGYVRDLDGIVIRMGSYVQAPKQD, via the exons ATGAATCCGGCATTTGCGTACACGGTTGTGTACGTCAAGGACGTAGCCAAGTCGGTCGGTTTCTATGCTAAAGCCTTTGGCTATGCCGTCCGCCGCCTCGACGAGTCTCACCG GTGGGGAGAGCTAGAGACTGGGCAGACCACGATAGCTTTCACGCCACTGCACCAGCGCGAGACGGATGATCTGACTGGGGTGGTCCACACTCCTGAGTCCCGCCGAGACCGTCCCCCGATCGAGATTTGCTTCGCTTACCGAGATATCGATGCCGCATACAAG CGGGCGGTGGAGAGCGGCGCGGTGCCGGTGAGCGAGCCGGAGGAGAAGGAATGGGGACAGAAAGTCGGGTACGTCCGCGACCTCGACGGGATCGTCATCAGGATGGGGAGCTACGTTCAAGCACCAAAACAAGACTAG
- the LOC115745949 gene encoding CLAVATA3/ESR (CLE)-related protein 46 isoform X2 — protein sequence MCRVAPRMRRQGQGVPVLVLLLVGCLLSAFSLHSPAVQAQAVGSVHPKARPSSLETAHLYPGHMGPGLGKEKKMRKTPSGPNPTGNHRPPTKH from the exons ATGTGCCGGGTTGCTCCTAGAATGAGGAGGCAGGGACAGGGAGTACCAGtacttgttcttcttctcgTTGGATGCCTCCTCTCGGCATTCTCTCTGCATTCACCCGCTGTCCAGGCTCAAGCAGTTGGATCAG TTCACCCAAAGGCAAGACCATCCTCACTAGAGACTGCACATTTGTACCCTGGACACATGGGACCTGGGTTG ggcaaagaaaagaagatgcggAAAACTCCATCCGGACCCAATCCCACAGGAAACCATCGGCCCCCGACAAAACATTGA
- the LOC115745949 gene encoding uncharacterized protein LOC115745949 isoform X1 produces the protein MCRVAPRMRRQGQGVPVLVLLLVGCLLSAFSLHSPAVQAQAVGSVHPKARPSSLETAHLYPGHMGPGLVRQRKEDAENSIRTQSHRKPSAPDKTLKLSMHFCSK, from the exons ATGTGCCGGGTTGCTCCTAGAATGAGGAGGCAGGGACAGGGAGTACCAGtacttgttcttcttctcgTTGGATGCCTCCTCTCGGCATTCTCTCTGCATTCACCCGCTGTCCAGGCTCAAGCAGTTGGATCAG TTCACCCAAAGGCAAGACCATCCTCACTAGAGACTGCACATTTGTACCCTGGACACATGGGACCTGGGTTGGTGA ggcaaagaaaagaagatgcggAAAACTCCATCCGGACCCAATCCCACAGGAAACCATCGGCCCCCGACAAAACATTGAAACTATCAATGCACTTCTGCAGCAAGTGA
- the LOC115745937 gene encoding inner membrane protein PPF-1, chloroplastic: MARTLISSPQFLGTPLPSLSRHGFLRAPPHPRRLATTTTTTTRVKFSFHEIPPVHSFDPSSLDFASALSRAESLLYTLADAAVAADSAAAGAASSSTDVAAQKNGGWFGFISDAMEFVLKVLKDGLSTVHVPYAYGFAIILLTVIVKVATLPLTKQQVESTLAMQNLQPKIKAIQQRYAGNQERIQLETSRLYRQAGVNPLAGCFPTLATIPVWIGLYQALSNVANEGLLTEGFFWIPSLGGPTTIAARQSGSGISWLFPFVDGHPPLGWHDTVAYLVLPVLLVVSQYVSMEIMKPPQTDDPAQKNTLLVFKFLPLMIGYFSLSVPSGLSIYWFTNNVLSTAQQVWLRKLGGAKPVVSENATGIITAGRAKRSGAQPTQQGERFRQLKEEEKKKNISKALSSEDIDGATRSDADEDGSDEDSPDKGEEVLEGAYAASTGSKQTPGLNRPRRSKRSKRKRAV, encoded by the exons ATGGCGAGAACCCTAATCTCATCCCCGCAGTTCCTGGGCACGCCCCTCCCGTCGCTCTCTCGCCATGGCTTCCTCCGCGCGCCTCCCCATCCCCGCAGgctcgccaccaccaccaccaccaccacgagaGTGAAGTTCAGCTTCCACGAGATTCCTCCCGTTCACTCCTTCGACCCTTCGTCTCTCGATTTCGCTTCCGCGCTCAGCCGAGCTGAGAGCTTGCTCTACACGCTCGCTGACGCTGCGGTCGCGGCGGATTCAGCTGCCGCCGGGGCTGCTTCTAGCTCGACGGATGTCGCGGCGCAGAAGAATGGAGGCTGGTTCGGATTCATATCCGATGCCATGGAGTTCGTTCTTAAG GTGTTGAAGGATGGACTCAGTACGGTGCATGTCCCTTATGCATACGGCTTCGCAATTATATTGCTCACCGTAATTGTAAAGGTTGCCACGTTACCTTTGACAAAGCAGCAG GTGGAATCTACTTTGGCCATGCAAAATCTCCAACCTAAAATCAAAGCTATCCAGCAAAGATATGCTGGAAATCAG GAAAGAATACAACTTGAGACATCACGACTATATAGGCAGGCTGGGGTCAATCCTTTGGCAG GATGCTTCCCAACTCTAGCAACCATACCTGTCTGGATAGGTCTATATCAAGCTCTCTCTAATGTGGCAAATGAG GGATTATTAACAGAAGGTTTCTTTTGGATCCCCTCTTTGGGTGGACCTACTACAATTGCTGCTCGACAAAGTGGATCTGGCATTTCTTGGCTCTTCCCGTTTGTG GATGGTCATCCTCCATTGGGCTGGCATGACACTGTGGCATACCTAGTTTTACCTGTCCTCCTTGTTGTTTCTCAGTACGTGTCGATGGAGATTATGAAACCTCCTCAG ACAGATGATCCAGCTCAAAAGAACACACTGcttgtttttaaatttcttcCTCTGATGATTGGTTACTTCTCCTTGTCCGTCCCGTCAGGATTATCAATTTACTG GTTTACAAACAATGTCCTGAGTACGGCACAACAAGTGTGGTTACGCAAATTAGGAGGGGCAAAGCCTGTTGTGAGTGAAAATGCGACTGGCATCATTACGGCTGGGCGTGCTAAACGATCTGGTGCTCAGCCAACGCAGCAAGGAGAAAG GTTTAGGcaattgaaggaagaagaaaagaagaaaaacataaGTAAGGCACTGTCGTCAGAAGACATCGATGGGGCGACTAGATCAGATGCTGATGAAGATGGTTCAGATGAAGATTCTCCAGACAAG GGGGAAGAGGTCTTGGAGGGAGCATATGCTGCTTCTACTGGCAGCAAACAGACACCAGGTCTTAATCGGCCCAGGAGAAGCAAAAGGTCAAAGCGGAAACGTGCTGTATGA
- the LOC115745944 gene encoding LOW QUALITY PROTEIN: WUSCHEL-related homeobox 2 (The sequence of the model RefSeq protein was modified relative to this genomic sequence to represent the inferred CDS: inserted 1 base in 1 codon): MEIGADDHHRVEATGGSRGGSPAGSRWNPTKEQIGILESLYRQGIRTPTADQIQQITGRLKAYGHIEGKNVFYWFQNHKARQRQKDKQESLAYLNRYFQKSARPAFHPPCPNAVCGPYFVPQSDIGTMYTQCPKVLLPCGFKRRQRTDFMERTKTFCRTGFAYPGHPQGHHHDLTVHQTAESNSDSTFERNQETLDLFPLHPTGDAVRDMTKCSHAHQDCSAMTSASSSEDEARDGGNSSDQPFFGFXSANGCFCERD, from the exons ATGGAGATCGGTGCTGACGACCATCATCGCGTGGAAGCCACGGGCGGCTCCAGAGGGGGCTCGCCGGCGGGCTCGCGGTGGAACCCGACGAAGGAGCAGATCGGCATACTGGAGAGCCTCTACAGGCAAGGGATAAGGACGCCGACGGCGGACCAGATACAGCAGATAACGGGGAGGCTCAAGGCGTACGGCCACATCGAGGGCAAGAACGTGTTCTACTGGTTCCAGAACCACAAGGCCCGCCAGCGCCAGAAGGACAAGCAGGAGAGCCTGGCTTACCTCAACCGCTACTTCCAAAAGTCTGCCCGTCCCGCCTTCCATCCTCCTTGCCCAAATG CTGTTTGTGGACCGTACTTCGTGCCTCAGAGCGACATAGGGACGATGTACACACAGTGCCCGAAGGTGCTCCTTCCTTGCGGCTTCAAGAGGAGACAGAGGACTGACTTCATGGAGAGAACAAAAACATTCTGCCGTACAGGTTTCGCGTATCCCGGGCACCCCCAAGGACATCATCATGATTTGACCGTCCACCAAACAGCCGAGAGCAACAGCGACAGCACCTTCGAGAGAAATCAAGAAACTCTGGACCTCTTCCCGTTGCACCCAACTGGCGACGCCGTGCGAGATATGACAAAGTGTTCTCATGCTCATCAAGATTGTTCGGCTATGACCTCCGCTTCTTCTTCGGAGGACGAGGCAAGAGACGGTGGCAACAGCAGTGACCAGCCTTTTTTCGGTT CCTCGGCGAACGGATGCTTCTGCGAGAGAGATTAA